The proteins below are encoded in one region of Arenibacter algicola:
- a CDS encoding IS91 family transposase: protein MSRATYEVAQVLERNREQLAGLCANSWQSRTLHALRKCRTAVLGGHIDRCDNPGCHKLHLSYNSCRNRHCPKCQGHKREQWIRAREAELLNVPYFHMVFTLPSQLNRVCLYSPKTIYGLLFGTAWQVIKGFSSNPKFLGADPGMVAILHTWGQNLSLHPHLHCIVPGGGTTRSGKWKSARNKGKYLFPVKAMSKVFRARFVASLRKEFPPQPTAFYENLFKHNWVIYCKRPFLGPAQVVEYLGRYTHKIAISDHRIKSLDNNNVTFTVKDYRHGGRISLLRLTDAEFVRRFALHILPKGFVRIRHYGILSSSRKKALLPLLQQVLGGPVPNGRPPLKHCRCPYCQIGIMVTVAVFDSRGPPKAWSDRLKNSAPRRTPETA, encoded by the coding sequence GTGTCACGCGCCACTTACGAAGTGGCCCAGGTATTGGAACGCAACAGGGAACAGCTCGCCGGCCTTTGTGCCAATAGCTGGCAGTCAAGGACCCTGCACGCCCTGCGCAAATGCCGCACCGCAGTATTGGGCGGGCATATAGACCGTTGCGACAACCCTGGCTGCCATAAGCTGCACCTTAGCTACAACAGTTGCCGGAACCGTCATTGCCCCAAGTGCCAGGGGCATAAAAGGGAACAATGGATAAGGGCAAGGGAGGCCGAACTGCTGAACGTGCCGTATTTCCATATGGTCTTTACCCTTCCTTCGCAGCTTAACAGGGTATGCCTTTATAGCCCCAAAACGATCTATGGCCTTTTGTTCGGGACGGCCTGGCAGGTAATCAAAGGCTTTTCATCCAATCCCAAGTTTTTGGGGGCCGACCCGGGAATGGTCGCCATCCTGCACACCTGGGGCCAAAATCTGTCCCTTCACCCGCATCTGCATTGCATTGTTCCCGGAGGAGGGACCACAAGGTCGGGCAAATGGAAATCCGCTAGGAACAAAGGAAAGTATTTGTTTCCTGTAAAGGCAATGAGCAAGGTTTTTAGAGCTCGTTTTGTAGCATCCCTTCGCAAGGAATTTCCACCACAACCCACGGCCTTCTACGAAAACCTGTTCAAGCACAATTGGGTAATTTATTGCAAACGTCCATTTTTAGGTCCGGCACAAGTAGTAGAATATCTTGGCCGCTATACCCACAAGATTGCCATCAGTGACCACCGTATAAAGAGCCTAGATAATAATAACGTCACTTTTACCGTCAAGGATTACCGGCATGGGGGAAGGATATCCTTACTGCGATTAACCGATGCCGAATTCGTCCGCAGGTTCGCTCTGCACATCCTGCCCAAGGGGTTCGTGCGTATACGCCATTATGGGATCCTGAGCAGTTCCAGGAAGAAGGCACTGCTTCCTTTGCTGCAACAGGTCCTGGGCGGTCCCGTGCCCAATGGACGGCCTCCCTTGAAACATTGCCGATGTCCTTACTGCCAGATCGGGATTATGGTGACCGTAGCGGTATTCGACAGCCGTGGCCCGCCCAAAGCATGGTCCGATCGACTGAAAAATAGCGCCCCAAGAAGAACGCCCGAAACAGCGTAA